One stretch of Euwallacea similis isolate ESF13 chromosome 6, ESF131.1, whole genome shotgun sequence DNA includes these proteins:
- the Cerk gene encoding ceramide kinase isoform X1, with the protein MSDNNIVLLSTFINDKKKVKIIFHKDVLVWDNEKPPLDQHTVPIENVISVKNDYLKGIHPSIRPEIDPKQFTIHYAEKSVEDKWVYKTLTLKHTDSLQVASWVKTLQNHLSRFFTRPKHILLFVNPFGGKQNAMRIYEKYGKNLFSIAGVEVTVNVSQRKDQIKDFLITHNLDMFDSVACVGGDGTVSELFNGLVLRECRLKDINANDMDQNLPKPRKPIGIIPGGSTDTIAYCLHGTTDPTTAVLHIIFGDTLGLDLVSVYDENALLRLYASVLSYGYLGDVAYHSDQYRWMGPHRYDYSGFKKLMRNRGYKGEIAIYTDKKEAEQEDCKSNCQICNSAKTNHEKVSCKWETIKGKFFMVSGANISCACTRSPKGIAPYCHLGDGKINLVLVKHTSVINNLRLLLRLSSQDSSVEDLPFVETISAREFCFRAENGSSSKWNCDGEVQHQTNIRAKVRCQLLTIFSRGSTKAPNHTSKCCGF; encoded by the exons ATGTCAGACAATAATATAGTGCTTTTGAGCACCTTCATAAATGATAAAAAGAaggtgaaaataattttccataagGATGTGTTGGTTTGGGATAATGAAAAGCCTCCTTTAG ATCAGCATACTGTTCCTATCGAGAATGTAATATCTGTAAAAAATGACTACTTAAAAGGCATACATCCATCCATTCGACCAGAAATTGACCCCAAGCAATTCACCATTCATTATGCAGAAAAGTCGGTGGAGGATAAATGGGTGTATAAAACACTAACCCTTAAACATACAGATTCTCTACAAGTTGCTTCCTGGGTTAAAACATTACAAAATCATTTATCAA gATTTTTCACTAGACCAAAACACATCCTATTGTTTGTAAACCCTTTTGGAGGAAAACAAAATGCTATGAGAATATacgaaaaatatggaaaaaacttgttttcaaTTGCTGGGGTTGAAGTTACAGTGAATGTTTCACAGAGGAAAGATCAAATTAAGGATTTTCTAATAACACATAATTTGGACATGTTTGATTCAGTCGCATGCGTAG GAGGTGATGGCACCGTATCTGAGTTATTTAATGGCTTAGTGCTCCGAGAATGCAGATTAAAGGATATTAATGCGAATGACATGGACCAAAACTTACCTAAGCCTAGAAAGCCTATAGGAATTATCCCtg GTGGTAGTACTGACACCATAGCATACTGCCTACACGGTACTACTGATCCCACAACTGCTGTGCTCCACATTATTTTCGGTGATACTTTAGGATTAGATTTAGTGTCGGTGTATGATGAGAATGCTCTTTTGAGATTATACGCTAGTGTTTTGAGTTATGGTTATTTAGGAGATGTAGCTTATCATAGTGATCAATATAGGTGGATGGGTCCCCACAGATATGATTATTCAG ggtttaaaaaattaatgcgaaATAGGGGCTATAAGGGCGAGATTGCGATCTATACTGACAAAAAGGAGGCGGAACAAGAAGACTGCAAAAGCAATTGCCAGATTTGCAATAGTGCCAAAACAAATCATGAGAAAGTTTCTTGCAA aTGGGAAACGATTAAAGGCAAATTCTTCATGGTCAGTGGAGCAAATATTAGCTGCGCTTGTACCAGAAGCCCTAAAGGCATCGCACCCTATTGCCACTTAGGTGACGGCAAAATAAATTTGGTATTGGTTAAGCATACTTCAGTTATTAATAATCTGAG GCTATTGTTGCGACTTTCAAGTCAGGACTCTTCTGTAGAAGATTTGCCTTTTGTCGAAACCATCAGTGCAAGGGAATTCTGTTTCCGGGCGGAAAATGGCTCATCTAGCAAATGGAACTGTGATGGGGAGGTACAGCATCAAACTAATATTCGTGCCAA GGTTAGATGTCAGTTGCTCACAATTTTCAGTCGGGGTAGCACCAAAGCTCCAAATCATACGAGCAAATGTTGTGGCTTTTAA
- the Cerk gene encoding ceramide kinase isoform X2, with amino-acid sequence MSDNNIVLLSTFINDKKKVKIIFHKDVLVWDNEKPPLGFFTRPKHILLFVNPFGGKQNAMRIYEKYGKNLFSIAGVEVTVNVSQRKDQIKDFLITHNLDMFDSVACVGGDGTVSELFNGLVLRECRLKDINANDMDQNLPKPRKPIGIIPGGSTDTIAYCLHGTTDPTTAVLHIIFGDTLGLDLVSVYDENALLRLYASVLSYGYLGDVAYHSDQYRWMGPHRYDYSGFKKLMRNRGYKGEIAIYTDKKEAEQEDCKSNCQICNSAKTNHEKVSCKWETIKGKFFMVSGANISCACTRSPKGIAPYCHLGDGKINLVLVKHTSVINNLRLLLRLSSQDSSVEDLPFVETISAREFCFRAENGSSSKWNCDGEVQHQTNIRAKVRCQLLTIFSRGSTKAPNHTSKCCGF; translated from the exons ATGTCAGACAATAATATAGTGCTTTTGAGCACCTTCATAAATGATAAAAAGAaggtgaaaataattttccataagGATGTGTTGGTTTGGGATAATGAAAAGCCTCCTTTAG gATTTTTCACTAGACCAAAACACATCCTATTGTTTGTAAACCCTTTTGGAGGAAAACAAAATGCTATGAGAATATacgaaaaatatggaaaaaacttgttttcaaTTGCTGGGGTTGAAGTTACAGTGAATGTTTCACAGAGGAAAGATCAAATTAAGGATTTTCTAATAACACATAATTTGGACATGTTTGATTCAGTCGCATGCGTAG GAGGTGATGGCACCGTATCTGAGTTATTTAATGGCTTAGTGCTCCGAGAATGCAGATTAAAGGATATTAATGCGAATGACATGGACCAAAACTTACCTAAGCCTAGAAAGCCTATAGGAATTATCCCtg GTGGTAGTACTGACACCATAGCATACTGCCTACACGGTACTACTGATCCCACAACTGCTGTGCTCCACATTATTTTCGGTGATACTTTAGGATTAGATTTAGTGTCGGTGTATGATGAGAATGCTCTTTTGAGATTATACGCTAGTGTTTTGAGTTATGGTTATTTAGGAGATGTAGCTTATCATAGTGATCAATATAGGTGGATGGGTCCCCACAGATATGATTATTCAG ggtttaaaaaattaatgcgaaATAGGGGCTATAAGGGCGAGATTGCGATCTATACTGACAAAAAGGAGGCGGAACAAGAAGACTGCAAAAGCAATTGCCAGATTTGCAATAGTGCCAAAACAAATCATGAGAAAGTTTCTTGCAA aTGGGAAACGATTAAAGGCAAATTCTTCATGGTCAGTGGAGCAAATATTAGCTGCGCTTGTACCAGAAGCCCTAAAGGCATCGCACCCTATTGCCACTTAGGTGACGGCAAAATAAATTTGGTATTGGTTAAGCATACTTCAGTTATTAATAATCTGAG GCTATTGTTGCGACTTTCAAGTCAGGACTCTTCTGTAGAAGATTTGCCTTTTGTCGAAACCATCAGTGCAAGGGAATTCTGTTTCCGGGCGGAAAATGGCTCATCTAGCAAATGGAACTGTGATGGGGAGGTACAGCATCAAACTAATATTCGTGCCAA GGTTAGATGTCAGTTGCTCACAATTTTCAGTCGGGGTAGCACCAAAGCTCCAAATCATACGAGCAAATGTTGTGGCTTTTAA
- the LOC136409516 gene encoding protein KRTCAP2 homolog yields MVATTKTSLTVSIISCFILVSAMQMWKTWLASSSQQTLLGGLLGSFLFTFILTAIGNCESIFFGKSYTVGVFPEVAFSLLLAVSAAASVHRVAGTSSLLLSLLALFYINRYSQKVHVQVTVQPLPGSKKKKNN; encoded by the exons ATGG TTGCAACAACTAAAACTTCTCTGACGGTGTCCATAATCAGCTGTTTTATATTAGTTTCTGCAATGCAGATGTGGAAAACCTGGTTAGCCTCATCGAGTCAACAAACATTGCTTGGAGGTTTACTTGGTTCCTTCCTTTTTACTTTCATATTAACTGCTATTGGTAATTGTGAAAGTATATTTTTTGGCAAGTCTTATACTGTAGGAGTATTTCCAGAAG ttgccTTTTCTTTGCTACTGGCAGTGTCAGCAGCAGCAAGTGTGCATAGAGTCGCCGGAACTTCAAG TTTGCTTCTGTCTCTGCTGGCCTTGTTTTATATCAATAGATACTCCCAGAAGGTGCATGTGCAAGTAACTGTTCAACCTCTTCCTGGCagtaagaagaaaaaaaacaactga